The following proteins come from a genomic window of Nitrosopumilaceae archaeon AB1(1):
- a CDS encoding dCMP deaminase family protein, giving the protein MVKFERPSWDEYFMLQAELAKLRSNCVVRKVGAVIVNENRQLATGYNGTPPGVKNCYEGGCQRCQDRINNTLKQGESLDRCVCSHAESNAIMHCAILGIGTGSKNLTLYSTLSPCLECTKMAITVGVKRIVCIDTYSETNQSLLSDSSITVDVIPYDKISRWADLISNNSQE; this is encoded by the coding sequence ATGGTTAAATTTGAGCGACCAAGTTGGGATGAATACTTTATGCTGCAAGCAGAGCTGGCCAAGCTGCGCTCCAACTGTGTGGTCCGCAAAGTCGGAGCTGTAATAGTAAATGAGAATCGTCAGCTTGCGACTGGATATAACGGAACGCCACCTGGAGTGAAAAACTGCTATGAGGGTGGTTGTCAAAGATGTCAGGACAGAATTAATAATACTTTAAAACAAGGCGAATCTTTGGATCGATGTGTTTGTAGTCATGCTGAATCTAATGCAATAATGCACTGTGCAATTTTAGGAATTGGTACTGGAAGTAAAAACTTGACACTCTACTCTACATTATCCCCCTGTCTTGAATGTACAAAGATGGCCATAACTGTTGGCGTTAAACGTATTGTGTGTATTGATACTTATTCTGAAACTAATCAATCTCTATTATCAGACTCTTCAATCACTGTGGATGTGATACCCTATGATAAAATAAGTCGATGGGCAGATTTAATCTCAAATAATTCACAGGAATAG